The following are from one region of the Strix aluco isolate bStrAlu1 chromosome 30, bStrAlu1.hap1, whole genome shotgun sequence genome:
- the VPS72 gene encoding vacuolar protein sorting-associated protein 72 homolog, translated as MSLAEGRAPRRTAGNRLSGLLEAEEEDEFYQTTYGGFTEESGDDEYRGDQSDSDDEVDSDFDIDEGEEPASDQDESEPKRRRRVVTKAYREPLKSLRPKKPDVPSGSSQKPREVKSVPLELQDDVGDSRKHMRQSTTEHTRQTFLRIQERQVQSKRKKGGPNYDRPLTQEELLEEAKITEEINLRSLENYERLEADKKKQVQKKRKCVGPVIRYWSVTMPLVPEPGKEENVDVEGLDQDPQQVEAAPAPAPASAGKCSRTFISFSDDETFERFFPKAKPPRLPVREICPVTHKPAVYRDPITDIPYSNIRAFKIIREAYKKYITAHGLPSAAASAALGAAAPPGPDPNVRPTRQKIIIKQSVPPT; from the exons ATGAGCCTCGCGGAGGGCCGCGCCCCGCGGCGCACGGCCGGTAACCGGCTCTCGGGGCTGCTGGAGGCCGAGGAGGAGGATGAGTTCTACCAGACCACCTACGGCGGCTTCACCGAG gaATCGGGCGATGACGAGTACAGGGGCGACCAGTCGGACAGCGACGACGAGGTGGACTCAGATTTCGACATCGACGAGGGCGAGGAACCGGCCAGCGACCAGGACGAGAGCGAACCCAAGCGCCGCCGCCGCGTCGTCACCAAGGCTTACCGG GAGCCCCTCAAGAGCCTTCGCCCCAAGAAGCCGGACGTGCCCAGCGGCAGCTCCCAGAAGCCACGAGAGGTGAAATCTGTCCCCTTGGAGCTCCAGGATGACGTGGGAGACA GCCGCAAGCACATGCGGCAGTCGACGACGGAGCACACGCGCCAAACCTTCCTGCGCATCCAGGAGCGGCAGGTCCAGTCCAAGCGTAAGAAGGGCGGCCCCAACTACGACCGGCCTCTGACgcaggaggagctgctggaggaggccaAGATCACAGAGGAGATCAACCTCCGCTCCCTGG AGAACTACGAGCGCCTGGAAGCCGACAAGAAGAAGCAGGTGCAGAAGAAGCGGAAGTGCGTGGGGCCCGTTATCCGGTACTGGTCCGTCACCATGCCCCTCGTCCCGGAGCCGGGCAAGGAGGAGAACGTGGATGTGGAGGG GCTGGACCAAGACCCGCAGCAGGTGGAAGCGGCTCCAGCCCCGGCTCCCGCTTCCGCTGGGAAGTGCTCCCGCACCTTCATCTCCTTCAGCGACGACGAAACCTTCGAGCGCTTCTTCCCCAAAGCGAAACCGCCGCGGCTGCCGGTGCGAGAGATCTGTCCCGTCACCCACAAACCGGCCGTTTACCGCGATCCCATCACCGACATCCCCTACTCCAACATCCGCGCCTTCAAAATCATCCGCGAGGCCTACAAGAAATACATCACGGCGCACGGGCtgcccagcgccgccgcctccgccgccctgggggccgccgctccccccggccccgacCCCAACGTCCGTCCCACGCGCCAGAAGATCATCATCAAGCAGAGCGTCCCCCCGACctga